In Nocardioides sp. JS614, the sequence GGCCCGGCTGCACGGCGACCTGTGGAACGGCAACGTGCTGTGGGGCTTGGACGGGCAGGCGTGGCTGATCGACCCGGCGTCGTACGGCGGGCACCGCGAGGTCGACCTCGCGATGCTGGCGCTGTTCGGGCTGCCGCACCTGCCGCGGGTGCTCGACGCGTACGCCGAGGCCACCGCCGGGACCACTCCGCTGGCCGACGGGTGGGCCGACCGGGTGGCGCTGCACCAGGTGTTCCCGCTGCTCGTGCACGCCTGCCACTTCGGCGGCGGCTACGCCGGCCGGGCCGCCGAGGCCGCCGCCCGCTTCGTCTGACCGGACCGCCCCGGACCCGCCCCGGACCCGCCCCGGTTCTCAGTCGCGGCTCAGGCTCGGCTGGCAGAGTAGGAGCGTGACCACGCCCACTGCTCCCCGGCCGCGTGTGCTCGTCGTCGACGACGACAAGGCCGTGCGCGAGTCACTGCGGCGGTCGCTGGAGTTCAACGGCTACGAGGTCGTGCTCGCGGCCGACGGCGCCGAGGCGCTGGCCGGCATCTCCGCCGCCGCCCCGGACGTGGTCGTGATGGACGTGATGATGCCCCGCCTCGACGGGCTGGAGACCACCCGGGCGCTGCGCACCGCCGGCAACGACCTGCCGATCCTGGTGCTCACCGCCCGCGACGCGGTGGGCGACCGGGTCGAGGGCCTCGACGCCGGCGCGGACGACTACCTCACCAAGCCCTTCGCCCTCCAGGAGCTGCTGGCCCGGCTGCGGGCCCTGCTCCGGCGGGTGGTCCCGCACGAGGACGCCACCGACGAGATGCTCTCCTTCTCGGACCTGTCGATGGACGTCGGCACCCGTGAGGTCCGCCGCGGCGAGCGGGTGATCGAGCTGACCCGCACCGAGTTCGCGCTGCTGGAGATGTTCCTGCGCCGGCCGCGCCGGGTGCTGGAGCGCTCCTTCATCCTCGAGGAGGTGTGGGGCTACGACTTCCCGACGACCGCGAACTCCCTCGAGGTGTACGTCGGCTACCTGCGCCGCAAGACCGAGGCGGAGGGCGAGGCGCGGCTGATCCACACCGTCCGCGGCGTGGGCTACGTGCTGAAGGAATCGTGACCGTCTTCCCGCCGGTCCCTCCGGACGGGCGGTGGCACTACCGCCGCTCGCTCGCCAGTCGGGTCACGCTGCTCACCACCATCGCGGTCGGCGTCACGGTCGCGTTCGTCGCCGCCGGCGCCTACCTCACGGTCCGGATGCAGATGCAGACGACCCTCGACGACTCCCTCGTCGAGCGGGCCACCACCGCCTCGCTCGACCTGTGCCAGAACGACCTGCACATCCCCGACGAGTACCTCGGCGCCGCGGACGTCTGGGTCGCCTGCCTGCAGGGCGGCATCGGGGTCGCGACCTCGGTCGACAAGAGCTCGCCGATCAGCCTGCTGGGCTCGCCGGAGGCGGCCGTGGTCGGTGGGGAGCGCCAGCAGTCGCTGCGCACCGTGGTCAGCAAGGACGGCGACACCCACTGGCGGGTGATCGCGCTGCGCCGCGACGGCGGCCAAACGATGATCCTGGCCCAGTCGCTGGAGTCGCAGCAGAACGTGCTCAACCGGCTCGGCATCGTGATGTTCCTCTTCGGCCTCGCCGGCGTGATCGCCGCCGGCATGGCCGGCTGGGCGGTGGCCCGCAACGGGCTCCGGCCGGTGCGGCGGCTCACCTCGTCGGTGGAGCAGATCGCCCGCACCGAGGACCTGCGCCCGCTGCCGATCGAGGGCGACGACGAGATCGCCCGGCTCGCCACCGCGTTCAACCAGATGCTGGCGGCGCTGGCGGCCTCCCGCGACCGGCAGCGCCAGCTGGTCGCCGACGCCGGCCACGAGCTGCGCACCCCGCTCACCTCGCTGCGCACCAACCTCGACCTGCTGGGCCAGGCCGACCGGGGTGGCGTCGACCTCCCGTCGGAGGCGCGCGCCGAGCTGCTCGACGACGTGGCCGCCCAGATCGAGGAGATGACCACGCTGATCGGCGACCTGATGGAGCTCGCCCGGGACGAGCCGCTCACCCACGTGGTCGAGCCGGTCGACGTACCCGAGCTGGTCGACCGGGCCATCGCGCGGGTCCGCCGCCGCGCGGCCGGCGTGACCTTCGACGTGGTCGCCGAGCCCTGGTTCGTCGTCGGCGAGAGCGCCGGGCTCGAGCGCGCCGTCACGAACCTGCTCGACAACGCGGCGAAGTGGAGCCCGGCCGGCGGGACCGTGCGGGTCCGGCTGGCGGGCGGCGTGCTCACCGTCGACGACGACGGGCCGGGGATCTCCGAGGAGGACCTGCCGCACGTCTTCGACCGGTTCTACCGCTCGCAGGAGTCGCGGTCGATGCCCGGCTCCGGGCTGGGGCTCTCCATCGTGCGCCAGGTCGCCGAACGGCACTCCGGCACCGTGTGGGCGGGGGCCGCGCCGACCGGCGGTGCCCGGCTCACGCTGTGGCTGCCCGGCTCCCGCGCGCCCGTCCCGGACTGGACGCCCGCGTCGTGAGGCGCGCGCTGCCGGCCGCCGTGCTCCTGGCGGCGGGGCTGCTCACCGCCGCCTGCTCGTCCGGTTCCGCGGGCTCCGAGGCCGACCCCGGGTCGGCGGCGTCGGACGCCTCGGCGGCGCTGTCCGAGGCGACCGACGTGGGCTGGAGCCCCTGCGACGGGCTGGACGCCGCGCAGGTGAGCCGGTTCGCCGCCGAGCCGATGGCCGAGCAGACCGGGACCACCGACCAGCCGCGGTGCGCGTTCACGCCGGTGGCCGAGGGTGGCCCGGCGTTCGACGTGAACTACCTCTTCTTCGACGGCGGCCTCGACGAGGCGTGGCGGACGATGGGCCCGATCCGCGGCCGGGTGAGCCGGATCGCCGTGCCCGGCGCCGACGCCGCGCGCCTGGTCGTGCACGCGCGCCGCCCCGCGGTGCTCGTCACCGGCTTCGTGCAGAGCGGCGGCCTGGTGCAGAGCGTGAACGCCGTCCAGCTCCGCCCGTACGACGAGCAGCAGGTCGTCGCCGCGACCCGGCGGCTGCTCGCGGCCCTGGTGCGCGCGGCCCCCGAACGCCCCTGATCCGAGCGGCACTGGACAATGGCGCCCGTGACGCTCTCGTTCTTCACCCGGCGCGACGACCGGGCGACCGAGCTGGTGCCCCGGCAGCTGGCGTGCAGCATGTGGAGCAAGGACCAGATGCACGGCGTCGCGCTCAGCGGCGCCCTGGCCTGGGCCGCGGAGCGGCGGCTGGCGGAGGCCGGCCGCACCGACCTGCGCCCGGCACGCTGGGCGGTCGACCTGTTCCGGCCGGCCCGGATGGTGCCGTGCACGCTGAGCGCGGAGATCGAGCGGGAGGGCCGCCGGATCTGCCTGGTCGACGTGATCCTGTCCCAGGACGGGGAGCGGGTCGCCCGCGGCACCGCCACGTTCCTCCGGCCCTCGGAGAGCACCGACGGCGAGGTGTGGGAGCCGGCCGAGCGGCCGCAGCCCCCGGCACCGGAGGTGGTCCCGCCCTCGACGGTCCCGCGGGCGCCCTACGTGCGCTCCTCGGCCGACTGGTCCCAGGACTTCCTCGCCCACCAGAACGCCGCCCGGAAGGCCACCTGGAGCACGGCGGTCCCGGTGGTCGCCGGTGAACCGGTCACCGGCTTCCAGGCCGCGGCCGCCACCGCCGACGGCGCCAGCATGGTGACCAACTGGGGCACCCGCGGCATCGAGTACATCAACACCGACATCACGCTGACCCTCGCGCGTGAGCCGGAGGGCGTCGAGATCGGGCTGCTGGCCACCGACCGGGTCGAGCACGACGGCATCGCGGTCGGGACGGCGGCCGTGTTCGACCGGCGCGGGCCCCTGGGCAGCGTGCTGGTCGCGGCGCTCGCGAACGCCCGCCGTACCGTCGACCTCGGGTCGGTCACCTACACCGACGACGGCCGGCGCAGCAATCGTTGAACCGCGGTGAGACGATGCACCTATGACGGGCACCGAGACCACCGAGGCGAGCATCCTGCCGCTCAGCGACACCCAGGCTCACGTCGAGCTGACCGAGTCCTACGCGGCGCACAACTACCACCCGCTGCGGGTGGTGCTGTCCTCCGGTGAGGGCGCCTGGGTCACCGACGTCGAGGGCCGTCGCTACCTCGACTGCCTGGCCGGCTACAGCGCGCTGAACTTCGGGCACTCCCACCCCCGCCTGGTCGCCCGGGCCACCGAGCAGCTGACCCGGCTGACGCTGACCTCGCGGGCCTTCTACAACGACCAGCTCGGCCCGTTCGCGCGCGACCTCGCCGCGCTGACCGGCAAGGAGCTGATCCTGCCGATGAACTCCGGTGCCGAGGCCGTGGAGACCGCGATCAAGGTGGCCCGCAAGTGGGCCTACCTGGTCAAGGGGGTGCCGGAGTCGCAGGCGACGATCGTCGCGATGGAGGGCAACTTCCACGGCCGCACGACCACGATCGTCTCGTTCTCGAACGACGCGGCGGCCACGGCCCACTACGCGCCGTACACGCCCGGCTTCCGGCTGGTGCCGTACGGCGACCTCGAGGCGCTCGCGGCCGCGGTCGACGAGACGACCGCCGCGGTGCTGCTCGAGCCGGTGCAGGGCGAGGCCGGCGTGATCGTGCCGCCCGAGGGCTACCTCCAGGGCGTGCGGGCGCTGTGCAACTCCAGCGGCGTGCTGATGCTGGCCGACGAGATCCAGTCCGGCCTGGCGCGCACCGGCCGGACCTTCGCCTGCGACCACGAGGACGTGGTCCCCGACGTCTACATCCTCGGCAAGGCGCTGGGCGGCGGCCTCTACCCGGTCTCGGCGATCGCCGCGGACGGCGACGTGCTCTCCGTGATCACCCCGGGCACCCACGGCTCGACCTTCGGCGGCAACCCGCTGGCGGCCGCGATCGGCCGCGAGGTGATCGCGATGCTGGACACCGGCGAGTTCCAGGAGCGCGCCGCGACCCTCGGCGCGCGGCTGGCGGCCGGCCTCGGCGGGCTGGTCGGCCAGGGCATCGACACGGTCCGCACCCGCGGGCTGTGGGCGGGGGTCGACATCAGCCCCGACCTGGCCACCGGGCGGCACGTGTGCGAGCAGCTGCTCGACCTCGGCATCCTCGCCAAGGAGGCGCACGGCCAGACGGTGCGGCTCGCGCCGCCGCTGGTCGCCTCCGAGGACGACGTCGACCTGCTGGTCGGCGCGTTCGCGCAGATCTGCTCGGACTGAGGCTGAGCGCCGCGCCGTGGGGGCGGACCGGTCGGCCCGACCCCCACGCGCGTCCGTGGCTGCTCAGTGGCTGAACGCCGCGCCGAAGACGTCCTGGTCGAGGCCTCCCGCGTTCGGGCAAGTGTCGGCGCCGAAGCTGCCGTCCGTGCTCGCGGTCCGGCACTGCAGGACGTCGAACCCCTCCCCACCGTCGTAGCGCGGGTCGTCACCGCCGACCACCTGCCGGGTGTCGGTCCAGGTGCCGAAGGCGAAGTTCCCGACGCTCGACACGTAGTTGTAGTCGCCGTGGAACGGGACCCGGCGGTCACCGAACATCTCGTAGTTCGGCAGCTGCGAGCCCGACGACAACCGGACCAGCGACCAGGTCGTGCCGCCGTCGGCCGAGGACGCGCCGTACGTGTCGAGCCCGATCGTCGGCAGGTGGAAGCCGGCGTCGTCGGTCGCCGACGCGTTGCCCGGCGGGTTCTGGACGCTGTAGCCGGGGTCGTTGCGGCTGTCGTGCCAGAGCGCGAACAGGTATCCGCCGTCGGCGCTGATGTCCGGGAACAGCTGGTGACCGACCGGGGTCGGTGCGAGCAGCCGCGGCGTCGCCCAGCCGCCGTCGCCGACCTTCATGGTCAGGTAGACCGCACCCTGTCCGACCATCAGCGTGCCGTTGCGCACCGGTGCGGTGTTGTACGTCGACGTCGACGGGACCTCGGTCGAGGGGATCGTGGCGTCGTACACCATGTAGACGGTGTTGGAGGCGTCCGCGGGGTCGGCGGTGATCCTCGGCTGGCTGTCGTGCCGGAAGAACACGAAGCCGCTCCGGCACGCGAAGGGGCCGGAGCCGCAGTCGCGGGAGTCTCCGGCCGAGCCGGGCTCCACGTCGGACTCCGGACCGTCGGCGTGCTCGAACGCGTCCTCGTGCGCCTGCTGGGCCGCCTCGGGGTGGCCCGCCGAGTCGGCGGCGTCGAAGCCGTCGAACTCCGCCGCCACAGCGGGCTTGGTGAAGCTGCGGCCGCCGTCGGTCGAGCGGACCCACAGCATCGCGTCGTGGCCGGTGGCGCGACTGCCCACCGTGCCGTTCCATGCGACGTAGACCGTGCCGTCCCGGGTCACCGCGATGTCGGCGAACTGGTTGCCGAGCGAGCCCTCGGAGATCCGGGTCGGGTTGCTGAAGGTCCGCCCGTGGTCGGTGGACCGGGCGAACATGATCTCGTTGTTGCCGCCCCCCTGGAACACGCTCCAGGCGACGTAGACGTTGCCGGCGAACGCGCTCGACAGTCCCCGGTCGACCTCGATCGAGGTCTTGTCGTTGAACTTCCCGGACAGCGCCGGGGTGCCCTTGCCGACGATCACCGTGCGCACGTAGTGCGCGGCGTGCTGGTCGTAGGTCGCGACCCAGACGCTGCCGTTCTGGGGCGCAACGCGGTTGAACGCGTTGCCCATGTAGAACAGGCGGCCGTCGCGGTCCCACGCCTGTACCGGGTCACCGGCGTTGGTGATGCCGCGCTGGTGCAGCGGGCTCGCGAGGCCCTCCGCCGAGCTGTCGGTGGGGTAGCCGGGCAGCAGCGAGTCCGTCCAGGTGCCGCCCCCGTCGGTGGACCGGTAGAAGCCGGCCCAGGTGCCACCGGCGAGCTCGACGGTGCAGTAGTCGTTCGACCCGGAGGTGACGATGCTCGGGTTGCCGGGGTCGACCGCGGCGGTCGGCTCGTTCTGCTGCCGGCGGTTGGTGCCGCAGGTGGTGATGGCGTCTCCGGTCGACGGCGCCGCGCCGTTGGCCTTCACGTAGGGGCTGTCGACGCTGACCGGGCCGTCGGGCCCGGCGGCGGCCTCGGCGACCGAGGCGAGGGCGAGCGGAAGGACGGCGGCCGAGACGGCTGCGAGCACTGCGATGCCTCGGTGGAGGCGGCTGGGGTGACGGTGGATGGCCATGACTCTCCCGAAAAGAAGCGATGGCGCGGCATCGTGATCGGTGCCGTGGGTCCGACCGGGATCCGCGCTGGTGGGGCGGAGCCGGCGTGAGCCATCTCGCAACGTACGCCGCGGGGCGCCCGTCGTCACCCTCCGAGCTCCGGTGGTTGCGGCGGGCGGCGGCTAGCTGGCTGTAGGTCGCGTCAAGTCTCAAGGTGGGCAGGGTCCAGCGGCTCCGGGCCGCGGAGTTGATGTTGGTGCTGTTTGGTCGGTCGTGCTGGCTGTTGGGGTGCCGGGCGCCCACGCTGACGTATGCGACCTCGCCTGTGGACGGGTCGTCTGGCTTCGTTCGGGCTGCCGCAAGGGCGAAGGACCCGGGCGCCAAGCTAGCAGCGGCATAACGTCTTGCGGCGTCTGCCATAGCGAATGCGGCGTCTGGTCCGGGTCCTTCGTGCCCACGAGCCTGACACGACCGGCCGGAGTTGTGAAGTGCTGGCCTCAGCCCTCCCGGATCCACCTGCTGGGATCGTAAGTGCTCTGGTCGCGGACCAGAGCGAACGCGATCCGGTTCGCGCGGTTGGCCATCGCGCAGGCGATGACCAGACCCTTCTTGCCACGGTCACGAAGCTGCGCACCGTAGACCTTGGCGGCGGGCTCACTGAGCCACAACCCCACTCCCAGGTCGATCAGCGCGCGACGCAGCTCGACACTGCCCTCGCGGCTGATGACACTGTCGCGACGTCTTCCGGCGGACTCGTACTGGATCGGGTTGAGTCCGGCGGTGCGGTAGATCTGCCGGTGGTTGTCGAATCGGGCCGGGTCCCCCAGGGCGCCGCCGTAGTTTCCGGCCCGGACCGCGCCCCATCCTGGGACCGTCAGCAGCGGCGCGAACGGGCTACGGGGCAGCAGTCGAGCCAGCTGCTCGGTGGCCTGGTCGACTTGCGCGTCCAGGTCGTCGAGCAGCGCGAGGTCAGCGGCAAGGACGGCGCGGGCGACAGCTGCATCGGTGGTGGGCAACGCATCGCGAGCGGCTTGGACCAGCCTGTCAGCCACGGGCCGGCGGATCTGCAGGCCCCGGGTCGCTCCGAAGCGGATGAACCGGCTGCTGCCCAACGCGGCCAGCCGTGCCGGATCGGGGAACTCTGTGGCGACAAGCCGGCCGACCTTGGTGGCCAGCACATTCGGCAGCGCCAGGGTCAGCCCGGGGAAGGTCCGGTCCAGATGTCCGAGCAGCTGGTTCTTCGTCGCTGTCCGCAACGCCACCCGGCCGACCCGATGCGCCGACCACGCCGTCAACTCCCCGAACACCAGCGAGCGGTCCCGGACCGGCTGACCGCGACCGGCCAGCAGCAGCTCGGTCATCGCCTGAAGATCGATCACGTCGGTCTTGATGGTGCGTTTGCCCAGCACCCGACGCTGCTCGGTGACATGACCCGGATTGAGCTCGAGCACCTCCCAGGTCCCCGGCCACGCCCCTGTCATCAGCAACGGCCGGTGGTAATGCCCGGCCGCCTCGATACCGACCTTGACCACCGCATCGATCGGGAGCAACCGGGCGATGTCGGCCACGACCTGTGCCAGCGACGGCCCGGTCATCGGGCAGCCGGTCCGCGGCTTGAGGAGCAATGTCCGGGTGGCATCGGTGACCGAGAACGCGAACTCAGTCTTGCCAACATCGACCGCGACGACGACCGTCGACAACGTGACCGGAACAGCCTGAACAACCATTGGACCCACCTCCGGGGGCGCCGGAAGGCCACGGCGCGCCAACGCCCGACCCTCAGATGAAGAGAACCTGTCGGTCCCTTCCAAGCACCTCCGGAGGTGTCCGTGAAGGACTACCCCGACCTATATCAGCGAAGCTAGGCGTCGTACGGGTCCTTGGACTCGCGCCAGGACCGCTCGAACGGCAGTCGCCAGGCGTGCGGGGCGATCAGCTGGTGGATCGCGTTGGGCCCCCAGCTGCCGGGCGCGTAGGTGCGCACCGGGGGCGGGTTCTCCAGCAGCGGCATCGACTTCTCCCACAGGGTCTCGATGCCGTCGGCGGTCGTGAACAGCGTGTGGTCGCCGCGGATCGCGTCGTGGATCAGCCGCTCGTAGGCCTCCAGCACCCCGCCCGACGACATCGTCTCGTGGGTGGCGAACTGCATGGAGAGCTTCTCCAGCTTCATGCCTGGACCGGGACGCTTGCCGTAGAAGGACAGCGACATCCGCGACTGGTCGGCCAGGTCGAAGGTGAGGTGGTCGGGGCCCTGGGTGCCGGCGTTGGACCCGGCCGGGAACATCGCCAGCGGCGGCTCCTTGAACGCGATCGAGATGATCCGCGCCCCCTCGGCCAGCTTCTTCCCGGTGCGCAGGAAGAACGGCACCCCGGCCCAGCGCCAGTTGTCGATCTCGACCTTGAGGGCCACGAACGTCTCGGTGTCGGAGTCGTCGGCGACCTCGGGGTGGTCGCGGTAGCCGGCGTACTGGCCGCGCACCACGTTCCGCGGCTCGATCGGGCGCATCGAACGGAACACCTTGAGCTTCTCGTCGCTGATCGGGTCCGGCGCGAGCGACGTCGGCGGCTCCATCGCCATGAACGCGAGCACCTGCATCAGGTGGGTGACGACCATGTCGCGGTAGGCGCCGGTGGTCTCGTAGAACCTGGTGCGGCCCTCGAGGCCGAGGGTCTCGGGTACGTCGATCTGCACGTGGTCGATGAAGTTGCGGTTCCAGATCGGCTCGAACAGGCCGTTCGCGAAGCGGAAGGCGAGGATGTTCTGGGCCGCCTCCTTGCCGAGGAAGTGGTCGATGCGGAAGATCTGGCTCTCGTCGAAGACCTCGTGCAGCCGGGCGTTGAGCCGCTCGGCCGAGGCCAGGTCGGTGCCGAACGGCTTCTCCATGACGATCCGCGAGTGCGCGGCCAGGCCCGCCTCGTCGAGCTGGCGGACCACGTCGAGCGCGGCCTTCGGCGGCACGCTGAGGTAGTGCAGGCAGTCGACGTCGCGGCCCGGTGCGCCCAGGTCGGCCCGGCAGCCGCGGACCGCCTCGGCGAGGGCGGCCGGGCCGGCGGACTGGGGGACGTAGCGCAGCATCCGGCTGAACCGGGCCCAGTCCGCCTCGTCGAACCGGCTCTGCCCGAACTCCTCGCAGGCGGTCCGGGCGATCTTCACGAACGTCTCGGTGTCGACGTCCTCCAGCGACGTGCCGACGATGCGGGCGTCCTGGATCAGGCCGGCCTGCCACAGGCGGAGCAGCCCCGGCAACAGCTTGCGCCGGGAGAGGTCGCCGGTGGCTCCGAAGAGCACGATGACGTGCGGGTTCTCCATCCGTCGAGGGTAGCCAGGCGGGTGGAACGGCTCAGCCGAGCGCAGCCAGCAGCCGGTCGGCCTTCCAGCGGGACTCGGCGTACTCCTCGGCGACCTCGGAGCGGACCGTGATCCCGCCGCCGGTGCCGAGCAGGTAGGCGCCGTCGCCGGTGCTGGCGAGGCTGCGGATGACCACGCCGAGGTCGGCGCGGCCGTCGGCGCAGACCCAGCCGAAGGCGCCGGCGTACGGGCCGCGCTCGGTGGCCTCGACCTGCTCGATCACCTGCATGGTGCGCAGCTTCGGCGCGCCGGTCATCGAGCCGGCCGGGAACAGCGCGCGCAGCGCCTGCACCGTGCTGACGTCGTCGCGCAGCTCGCCGCGGACGGTGCTGACCAGCTGGTGCACGGTCGCGTAGGACTCGACGTCCATCAGCGCCGGCACGCTCACGGTCCCCGGGCGGCACACCATCGAGAGGTCGTTGCGGAGCAGGTCGACGATCATCAGGTTCTCGGCGCGGAACTTCGAGTCGGTCGCGAGCCGGTGCCGGCTGGCCTCGTCCTCGGCGGGGGTCGCGCCGCGCAGCGTGGTGCCCTTGATCGGCTTGGTCTCGATGCTCCGGTCGGCGGTCACCAGCGCGTAGCGCTCCGGGCTGGAGCTGAGCAGCCAGGCCCGGGCGTCCGGCACGTCGCGGACATCGTGCTGGAGGAACCCGGCGTACGGCGCCGGGTTGAGCTCGCGCAGCCTCAGGTACGCCGTCACCGGGTCCACCCCGCTGCGATGCGCCAGCCGGTAGGTCAGGTTGACCTCGTAGCTGTTCCCCGCCCGCAGCTGCTCCTGCACCTCCTCGAACGCGGTGGCGTAGGCGGGCGGGGCCGGGTCGGTTTCCCCGGTGAACCGGGGAAACCGGAACTGTTGGGCCGGAACTTCCCCCAGGAAGTTCCGGGATTGCCCGCCCAGTCCGTGGTCGAAGAACCGGACGCCCGCCGGCCGCATCCACACGGCGTCGGGCAGGCCGGGACCGGTCGAGGCGGGCAGGTCCGGGCGGCAGGCGTAGCCGAGGTAGCCCACCCAGTGGTCATCGGGCGCGCCGGCGGCCAGCTCGGCCTCGAGTACGACGAACACGTCGTCGCCGACCACCTCGCAGCTGCCGCCGACGTGCCGGCGCACCTCCCGGCGGGCCGCGGAGTAGGTCAGCGACACGTCGTCCTCGCCCAGCCAGCCGACCATCGACCGACGACCCGACCACTCCCGGGCACCGCCACCGTCGAGCCAGAAGCAGCGCGGGTACGCCGCCGCCACGCCGCGGAAGAACGCCACCGGGTCGCGTGCGGGATCGAGGGCGGGGTCGAGGGCGGGGTCGCTCACGACAGCCCCAGGAAGTTCGCCACCAGCGCCGCACCGTGCGCGGAGAGGATCGACTCCGGGTGGAACTGCACGCCCTCCAGGGGCAACGTCCGGTGCCGCACGCCCATCACCACGTCGCCGGCCCACGCGGTCACCTCGAGCACCTCGGGCACCGCCAGCGCCGCGAGCGAATGGTAGCGGACCACCGGGAACGACGGCGGCAGCCCGGCGAACACCCCGCGGCCGTCGTGGGTCACCCGCGCCACCTCGCCGTGCGCCGGCTCGACCCGCCCGACGGTCCCGCCGTACGTCGTCACCAGGCCCTGCATGCCCAGGCACACGCCGAGCACCGGCCGGGCCGCGCGCCGCAGCACCTCACCACCCACCGCGAAGTCGGCCGGCACGGCCGGGTGGCCCGGTCCCGGCGAGAGCACCACGTGGCTGAACGCGAGCACCTCCTCGGCGGACACCTCGTCGTGCTGGACGACCGCGGGCAGCCCACCGGTCACGGACGCGACCAGGTGCACGAGGTTCCACGTGTAGGAGTCGTGGTGGTCGACCACGACGACGTCCGGGACCACGCGCGCAACCTACTCCAGGGACGGGACGGGCCCGATGAAGCTGGGGGGCAGTCTTCACCGGGCCCATGAGCGGGTTCCCGCCGTGCTACGCCGCCAAGCCTACTCGTCGGCGGGATCCGACGCCTCAACATCGAGCAGAAGCTCCGACACGATTTCGTGCAGGAGGTCGTAGCCGTGCTCGGTGAGGATGGATTCAGCGTGGAACTGGATGCCGCGGTAGTGCGGACCGCGCAGGAGATGGATGTCACCGGTCTGGACATCCGCCTCCACCTCGACCCCCTCCGGGGCTCCCGAACCGGGGTCGAGCCGGCCGACGAAGGTGTTGTAGAAGCCCACCCGCTCGGTCCGCCCGCGGATCGGCACCGGTGACTGGGTGCCCTGAAAGACGATGTCCTTGTA encodes:
- a CDS encoding response regulator transcription factor codes for the protein MTTPTAPRPRVLVVDDDKAVRESLRRSLEFNGYEVVLAADGAEALAGISAAAPDVVVMDVMMPRLDGLETTRALRTAGNDLPILVLTARDAVGDRVEGLDAGADDYLTKPFALQELLARLRALLRRVVPHEDATDEMLSFSDLSMDVGTREVRRGERVIELTRTEFALLEMFLRRPRRVLERSFILEEVWGYDFPTTANSLEVYVGYLRRKTEAEGEARLIHTVRGVGYVLKES
- a CDS encoding sensor histidine kinase, coding for MTVFPPVPPDGRWHYRRSLASRVTLLTTIAVGVTVAFVAAGAYLTVRMQMQTTLDDSLVERATTASLDLCQNDLHIPDEYLGAADVWVACLQGGIGVATSVDKSSPISLLGSPEAAVVGGERQQSLRTVVSKDGDTHWRVIALRRDGGQTMILAQSLESQQNVLNRLGIVMFLFGLAGVIAAGMAGWAVARNGLRPVRRLTSSVEQIARTEDLRPLPIEGDDEIARLATAFNQMLAALAASRDRQRQLVADAGHELRTPLTSLRTNLDLLGQADRGGVDLPSEARAELLDDVAAQIEEMTTLIGDLMELARDEPLTHVVEPVDVPELVDRAIARVRRRAAGVTFDVVAEPWFVVGESAGLERAVTNLLDNAAKWSPAGGTVRVRLAGGVLTVDDDGPGISEEDLPHVFDRFYRSQESRSMPGSGLGLSIVRQVAERHSGTVWAGAAPTGGARLTLWLPGSRAPVPDWTPAS
- a CDS encoding DUF3558 domain-containing protein — translated: MRRALPAAVLLAAGLLTAACSSGSAGSEADPGSAASDASAALSEATDVGWSPCDGLDAAQVSRFAAEPMAEQTGTTDQPRCAFTPVAEGGPAFDVNYLFFDGGLDEAWRTMGPIRGRVSRIAVPGADAARLVVHARRPAVLVTGFVQSGGLVQSVNAVQLRPYDEQQVVAATRRLLAALVRAAPERP
- a CDS encoding acyl-CoA thioesterase domain-containing protein, whose product is MAPVTLSFFTRRDDRATELVPRQLACSMWSKDQMHGVALSGALAWAAERRLAEAGRTDLRPARWAVDLFRPARMVPCTLSAEIEREGRRICLVDVILSQDGERVARGTATFLRPSESTDGEVWEPAERPQPPAPEVVPPSTVPRAPYVRSSADWSQDFLAHQNAARKATWSTAVPVVAGEPVTGFQAAAATADGASMVTNWGTRGIEYINTDITLTLAREPEGVEIGLLATDRVEHDGIAVGTAAVFDRRGPLGSVLVAALANARRTVDLGSVTYTDDGRRSNR
- the rocD gene encoding ornithine--oxo-acid transaminase; translated protein: MTGTETTEASILPLSDTQAHVELTESYAAHNYHPLRVVLSSGEGAWVTDVEGRRYLDCLAGYSALNFGHSHPRLVARATEQLTRLTLTSRAFYNDQLGPFARDLAALTGKELILPMNSGAEAVETAIKVARKWAYLVKGVPESQATIVAMEGNFHGRTTTIVSFSNDAAATAHYAPYTPGFRLVPYGDLEALAAAVDETTAAVLLEPVQGEAGVIVPPEGYLQGVRALCNSSGVLMLADEIQSGLARTGRTFACDHEDVVPDVYILGKALGGGLYPVSAIAADGDVLSVITPGTHGSTFGGNPLAAAIGREVIAMLDTGEFQERAATLGARLAAGLGGLVGQGIDTVRTRGLWAGVDISPDLATGRHVCEQLLDLGILAKEAHGQTVRLAPPLVASEDDVDLLVGAFAQICSD
- a CDS encoding sialidase family protein — its product is MAIHRHPSRLHRGIAVLAAVSAAVLPLALASVAEAAAGPDGPVSVDSPYVKANGAAPSTGDAITTCGTNRRQQNEPTAAVDPGNPSIVTSGSNDYCTVELAGGTWAGFYRSTDGGGTWTDSLLPGYPTDSSAEGLASPLHQRGITNAGDPVQAWDRDGRLFYMGNAFNRVAPQNGSVWVATYDQHAAHYVRTVIVGKGTPALSGKFNDKTSIEVDRGLSSAFAGNVYVAWSVFQGGGNNEIMFARSTDHGRTFSNPTRISEGSLGNQFADIAVTRDGTVYVAWNGTVGSRATGHDAMLWVRSTDGGRSFTKPAVAAEFDGFDAADSAGHPEAAQQAHEDAFEHADGPESDVEPGSAGDSRDCGSGPFACRSGFVFFRHDSQPRITADPADASNTVYMVYDATIPSTEVPSTSTYNTAPVRNGTLMVGQGAVYLTMKVGDGGWATPRLLAPTPVGHQLFPDISADGGYLFALWHDSRNDPGYSVQNPPGNASATDDAGFHLPTIGLDTYGASSADGGTTWSLVRLSSGSQLPNYEMFGDRRVPFHGDYNYVSSVGNFAFGTWTDTRQVVGGDDPRYDGGEGFDVLQCRTASTDGSFGADTCPNAGGLDQDVFGAAFSH
- a CDS encoding IS110 family transposase, whose product is MVVQAVPVTLSTVVVAVDVGKTEFAFSVTDATRTLLLKPRTGCPMTGPSLAQVVADIARLLPIDAVVKVGIEAAGHYHRPLLMTGAWPGTWEVLELNPGHVTEQRRVLGKRTIKTDVIDLQAMTELLLAGRGQPVRDRSLVFGELTAWSAHRVGRVALRTATKNQLLGHLDRTFPGLTLALPNVLATKVGRLVATEFPDPARLAALGSSRFIRFGATRGLQIRRPVADRLVQAARDALPTTDAAVARAVLAADLALLDDLDAQVDQATEQLARLLPRSPFAPLLTVPGWGAVRAGNYGGALGDPARFDNHRQIYRTAGLNPIQYESAGRRRDSVISREGSVELRRALIDLGVGLWLSEPAAKVYGAQLRDRGKKGLVIACAMANRANRIAFALVRDQSTYDPSRWIREG